Proteins from a genomic interval of Capsicum annuum cultivar UCD-10X-F1 chromosome 4, UCD10Xv1.1, whole genome shotgun sequence:
- the LOC107869600 gene encoding early nodulin-like protein 3, which yields MGIVSMFCAFFFIVGSVIFQLSHSATVAVDGVSEWKNPTVQIGDSIIFKHKYEYNLYIFQNQNAFNVCNFTQATLLTKSDSKSYTWHPSRPGMFYFSFNNGTNAACLKNQKLAIKVSFSAPAPTPATSPVGAPPVISGGIVSSSPAYPWPFQPRESTSPSPAPSAVLPANGPMVPEKGGDIPFINSNPAVPLPTGEVDSATIRPLPTSASAHHTIIQEVGFSAIQTAVCFAILLILL from the exons ATGGGAATTGTCTCTATGTTTTGTGCGTTTTTCTTCATTGTTGGAAGTGTAATCTTTCAGCTTTCTCATAGTGCAACTGTAGCAGTTGATGGAGTTTCTGAGTGGAAAAATCCAACAGTTCAAATTGGTGATTCCATTA TTTTCAAGCACAAGTATGAGTACAATCTGTACATTTTCCAGAACCAGAATGCCTTCAATGTCTGCAATTTCACTCAAGCTACACTTCTTACTAAATCTGATTCCAAGTCCTATACT TGGCACCCATCAAGGCCAGGGATGTTTTACTTCTCATTCAACAATGGAACCAATGCAGCATGTCTAAAGAACCAAAAGCTAGCAATTAAGGTATCATTTTCAGCTCCGGCACCAACTCCTGCCACCTCGCCGGTGGGAGCTCCACCGGTGATATCCGGTGGTATTGTGTCATCTTCTCCGGCATACCCATGGCCATTTCAGCCACGAGAAAGTACTTCCCCTAGCCCTGCACCGAGTGCTGTTCTGCCTGCAAATGGGCCAATGGTGCCGGAAAAAGGAGGTGATATTCCGTTTATTAATAGTAATCCGGCAGTTCCCTTGCCTACTGGTGAAGTAGATTCTGCTACTATCCGCCCTTTGCCAACTTCTGCTTCTGCTCACCATACAATTATTCAG GAGGTAGGGTTTTCAGCAATTCAAACAGCTGTGTGCTTTGCAATATTATTAATTCTACTTTAG
- the LOC107869601 gene encoding uncharacterized protein LOC107869601, translating into MEMEMGLKLTRAADEFSSTEFQFAKDRAGPLFQSTETDKMFILTVHLKGYIQKNIKIDINEEGTIITIRGEKPIQETVLVGWKLIKKDVEIRKFSKAFKIPDGVILDKIKARFDEEKSILTVKMPKKVKGILGTEFVEVKEHEDLPIVADKISKKVTFKEDTVKPTSSIDQESTKQAEENQEKGNDIVQLPSSIQKPREVLEKHVVKDDIPQMDKDSTPNVDSNIKNNDTIQEKREPQGDFVGRDEPESLSSRVEPKDDQTSEKTRKKEDDNVPKRTNKICVPIVAGSALILSLVVFVIHFIRTKNQSGKRKG; encoded by the exons ATGGAGATGGAAATGGGACTCAAACTAACAAGAGCTGCTGATGAATTCTCCTCTACTGAATTCCAATTTGCAAAAGACAGAGCTGGCCCGCTTTTCCAGTCTACAGAAACAGACAAAATGTTCATCCTTACAGTCCATTTGAAAG GTTACatacaaaaaaacataaagattGATATTAATGAGGAAGGAACAATAATCACGATAAGGGGTGAAAAGCCGATTCAGGAAACTGTCTTGGTAGGGTGGAAGTTGATCAAGAAAGATGTCGAAATCAGAAAATTTAGTAAGGCTTTCAAGATACCAGATGGGgttattttggataaaattaaagCTAGATTTGATGAGGAAAAATCCATATTGACAGTTAAAATGCCAAAGAAAGTGAAAGGAATTCTTGGAACTGAATTTGTTGAAGTGAAGGAACATGAAGATTTACCAATTGTAGCTGACAAGATTTCTAAAAAGGTCACATTTAAAGAAGATACGGTTAAGCCGACATCCTCAATTGATCAAGAGTCTACTAAACAAGCAGAGGAAAATCAAGAAAAGGGGAATGACATTGTGCAATTACCATCCAGTATCCAAAAACCACGTGAAGTACTCGAAAAACACGTTGTTAAGGATGATATTCCTCAAATGGACAAGGACTCAACACCAAATGTCGACTCAAACATCAAGAACAACGACACAATTCAAGAAAAAAGAGAGCCTCAGGGAGATTTTGTAGGTCGCGATGAACCTGAATCTTTGAGTTCTAGAGTTGAGCCTAAAGATGATCAAACCAGTGAAAAAACAAGGAAAAAGGAAGATGATAATGTGCCCAAGAGGACTAATAAAATTTGTGTACCTATTGTTGCAGGCTCAGCTTTAATATTATCTCTTGTAGTGTTTGTCATTCATTTCATCAGAACTAAGAATCAGTCTGGGAAAAGAAAAGGTTAA